Proteins found in one Nostoc sp. NIES-3756 genomic segment:
- the bioD gene encoding dethiobiotin synthase: MLKSLLITGTDTEAGKTALTTVLAAYCQKYYPQGSWGIMKPIQSGIGDREWYQNLFTLEQSTAEMTPLYFDAPLAPPIAAAKENRVVDLAIVWQTLNQLRSRLSLVLVEGVGGLGSPITDELTVADLAGEWRLPTVLVVPVKLGSLSHAVANVALARQARVDLKGIVLNCTQPRSEEEIANLTPKDLIQSLTNIPVLGCLPYVDDFSDFEKLAQIASNLDLEALK; this comes from the coding sequence TTGTTGAAATCACTATTAATTACAGGAACTGATACAGAAGCTGGCAAAACTGCTTTGACTACAGTTTTGGCCGCTTATTGTCAAAAATACTACCCTCAGGGCAGTTGGGGCATTATGAAACCAATTCAATCAGGAATTGGCGATCGCGAATGGTATCAAAACCTATTTACACTGGAGCAATCCACAGCAGAGATGACACCTTTGTACTTTGATGCGCCTCTAGCTCCCCCCATCGCAGCCGCAAAAGAAAATCGAGTGGTGGATTTAGCTATAGTTTGGCAGACTTTAAACCAGTTGCGATCGCGTCTTAGTTTAGTCTTAGTTGAGGGTGTAGGCGGGTTGGGTTCCCCGATAACTGACGAGTTAACAGTGGCAGATTTAGCCGGGGAATGGCGCTTACCCACAGTTTTAGTAGTCCCAGTCAAATTAGGTTCTCTGAGCCATGCAGTAGCTAACGTAGCCTTGGCTAGACAAGCGCGGGTGGATCTTAAAGGTATTGTCTTGAACTGTACACAACCCCGTTCCGAGGAAGAAATCGCTAACTTAACACCAAAAGATTTAATTCAATCTCTTACCAATATCCCAGTTTTAGGCTGCTTACCTTATGTAGATGACTTTTCTGATTTTGAGAAACTAGCGCAAATTGCCTCCAATTTAGATTTAGAAGCACTAAAGTAG